A portion of the Zymoseptoria tritici IPO323 chromosome 8, whole genome shotgun sequence genome contains these proteins:
- a CDS encoding putative ABC transporter (ABC transporter, ABC-G family, WBC type. To this cluster the human breastcancer related protein and the Drosophila eye pigment (white/brown and scarlet) transporters belong. This WBC / EPD cluster is involved in eye pigment precursor transport and in pleiotropic drug resistance. ...) — protein sequence MSFHSTRQDRPHSDVELLIMPQQKGFSEGSAAIIDVEKQYQPNSSTASQDSNVTSLAWTDLTVTVKDRTTGHHRDILHRVSGIARPGEMIALMGPSGSGKTTLLNSLAQRQKTGVTGKVLINGHEAPIATHRSLSSFVEQEDTLIGSLTVEETLRFAARLALPSTVTKTEARERARKLIDSFGLSKQKKTLIGTPVQKGISGGQKRRVSVATQLVTGPRILYLDEPTSGLDSTASFEVMSFIRNIARETGLIVIASIHQPSTKTFELFNRIILLSQGKTCYNGTIQDLDLHLDNIGMPITGHVNPAEHILDLTNVDFSAATKEDQARLDGIFEGWLHSEHNQQVEYDLRELRGRPLVCDASDQHPGLVPQVMTLLHRSFIKSYRDIVAYWIRVAMYLGLAVMMGTVWLRLGSDQSEIQPFVNAIFFGSAFMSFMAVAYVPAFLEDRSIYVKERANGIYGPTAFILSNFLIGLPYLFLISLLFSIVSYWLIGLRPTGAAFFTWVMWLFLDLLAAEALVVLISSIFPIFVVALALIAFINGLWMSVGGFLVSLPVLNVFWRYVFHYIDYQAYVFQGMMVNEFRYKDFDCAGSPGDAGGCQCMYASVLQDQCKIQGKAVLKEYGYAVDLQGQWIGIMLAIIVVYRVLGWGVCWLKKT from the exons ATGTCATTCCACTCCACTCGTCAAGACAGACCACACTCCGACGTCGAACTCCTCATCATGCCTCAGCAAAAGGGCTTCTCCGAAGGCAGCGCCGCCATCATCGATGTCGAAAAACAATACCAGCCAAACTCATCCACCGCTTCCCAGGACAGCAATGTCACGAGCTTGGCATGGACCGACCTCACCGTCACCGTCAAGGATCGCACCACGGGTCACCACCGCGACATCCTTCACCGCGTTTCCGGCATCGCTCGACCGGGTGAGATGATCGCTCTCATGGGCCCATCCGGTTCCGGCAAGACCACTCTCCTCAACTCACTCGCTCAGCGGCAAAAGACTGGGGTCACCGGCAAGGTGCTCATCAATGGTCACGAGGCGCCAATCGCCACCCACCGCTCGCTCAGCTCTTTCGTCGAGCAGGAAGATACCCTCATTGGTTCGCTCACCGTTGAGGAGACTTTGAGATTCGCCGCCAGATTGGCACTTCCCAGCACTGTCACCAAGACCGAAGCTCGTGAGAGAGCCCGCAAGCTGATCGACTCATTCGGGTTgtcgaagcagaagaagactcTCATCGGCACTCCCGTCCAAAAAGGCATCTCCGGTGGTCAGAAGCGGAGAGTCAGCGTCGCCACTCAGCTCGTCACCGGACCAAGAATCTTGTACCTCGATGAGCCAACCAGCGGACTGGACTCCACTGCGAGTTTCGAAGTCATGTCTTTCATCCGCAACATTGCTCGCGAGACGGGG TTGATCGTCATCGCCAGCATCCATCAACCCTCCACCAAGACCTTTGAGCTCTTCAAccgcatcatcctcctctcccaagGCAAGACATGCTACAACGGCACCATCCAAGATCTCGATCTTCACCTCGACAACATCGGCATGCCAATCACCGGCCACGTCAACCCAGCCGAACACATTCTCGACCTGACCAACGTCGACTTCTCGGCCGCCACCAAGGAAGACCAAGCTCGCCTCGACGGCATCTTCGAAGGCTGGCTGCACTCTGAACACAATCAACAAGTCGAGTATGACCTGCGCGAACTCCGCGGTCGGCCATTGGTCTGTGATGCCTCGGATCAGCATCCCGGTCTCGTGCCGCAGGTGATGACACTTCTTCACCGTTCCTTCATCAAGAGCTACAGAGACATCGTCGCATACTGGATCCGAGTGGCCATGTATCTCGGTCTGGCGGTCATGATGGGCACGGTGTGGTTGAGACTGGGCTCGGACCAGAGCGAGATCCAACCTTTCGTCAATGCCATC TTCTTCGGCTCAGCCTTCATGTCCTTCATGGCAGTCGCCTACGTCCCCGCCTTCCTCGAAGACCGCTCCATCTACGTCAAAGAGCGCGCCAACGGCATCTACGGTCCCACAgccttcatcctctccaacttCCTCATTGGCCTCCCCTATCTCT tcctcatctccctcctcttctccatcgtCTCCTACTGGCTCATCGGCCTCCGCCCCACCGGCGCCGCCTTCTTTACCTGGGTCATGTGgctcttcctcgacctcctcgccgccgaagcGCTCGTGgtcctcatctcctccatcttccccatcttcgtcgtcgcacTGGCTCTCATTGCCTTCATCAACGGCTTGTGGATGTCGGTCGGCGGATTCCTGGTCTCCCTCCCGGTTCTGAACGTCTTTTGGCGGTACGTGTTTCACTACATTGATTACCAGGCGTACGTCTTCCAGGGCATGATGGTCAATGAGTTTCGGTACAAGGACTTTGACTGTGCGGGCAGTCCGGGTGATGCGGGTGGTTGTCAGTGCATGTACGCTTCGGTGTTGCAGGATCAGTGCAAGATTCAGGGCAAGGCTGTGTTGAAGGAGTATGGCTATGCGGTGGATCTGCAGGGGCAGTGGATTGGAATCATGCTCGCCATCATCGTGGTCTACCGCGTTCTTGGATGGGGTGTGTGTTGGTTGAAGAAGACTTGA